The Chordicoccus furentiruminis DNA window TCCTTCCCGGACCGCCGGTCCAGACCGGCAGATTGGGGTTCCCGTCCATTTCGGACTGTCTGCACGTTCACCGCCTGAATGCTCATAACAGGAAATTGAAAAAGAACTCCGTATCACATCATACAGAGTTCTCAATTGGCTTATCTTGATTCAATTGATATGAGGACCTCCCTCTTCCGGCTTCGTGTTGCCCGGGATAGAGACCCATACGCAGCGAATGTCCTCGTCCGAAAACACGATCACATCAGCTTCAGGCTTCTGATATTCTTTTCTATGATCCATCCTGTCACTCCTTCTATACCCAGCTGCTCCAGACGGAATACGATGACCGACCCGAACTGGATCCGAAATAGATTTTATGAAGAGATCATAGTGACTTTCTGTCCATGCGTCAACCCGGAAAAGATGCCGGTATGATGGTCATTCATGCGATTTTTCCGGATGCATTTTCATTCCTGGCGGTCATGAGCCCTGCCCTCTGAGCGATGCGAGAAGCTCATCCGTGATATCCGTATCCTCCCTCAGCCCGTGATCCTGTTCATATTTCAGGATCTGATTGTTCGTATTCTTTCCTGCGACGCCGTCCGCATTTCCGCAATTGTAGCCGGCCGCATTAAGCAGCGACTGGACTTCTGCGACTGTCGCTTTGTCCGTGTATACGACCTTGTTAACAATGCGGCCGTTTTCGTCAATGGAGACATGGAGCGGGCCGATTGTCCCAAGCTCATTATAATTGTCATTGTCCGTAACCAGAAACGTAAACGATATATCTTCAATCGCTGTGATGCCGGCGTTCTTGAGATCCTCGCTCCAAAAATTGACACTCTGAGTTTCCGTTTTGCCAGCTGCGATCTCAAAACTCGGCCCAGTCGACATAGCCGCGCCATTCACATACGGATTCGTGTCACTGATCTCCACATTATGATGCGTCAGATTCGTAATCTTCATGGTCAGCGCCGGCCCCATATTGTACTGACCTTCCGGATCATAGCCGAGCAGTTCAATGGTATATCCGTCCTGATTATAGAGCACAAAGGGCGTATCTTTCGAATCGGCTGCCGCTGCTGAAGACGCACCGCTTTCTGCGGCTGCGCCGGCCGTCGCTTCAGTCAGATTCGTTTCCGAGGACGCCGCCCCGCTTTCTTCTGCATCTGTGCCATCCGAAAGATCAAGGACAGTCGGATCTTTTGCCGTCAAGGCCAGACTGATCCTGTCAGTCAGATCATTTTGCTGCGATGCCGTCAGCTTATTGGATGTCCTCACAATACAAGTGCCCAGGACTTTATGGGACCCGCTTGCAATCAAAGAGCCGTCAAAACCCGCAAGATATGTATTGCGGGCTTCCGCCCCGGCCGCATCCCCGTATATCTCGATGCACCCGCCGCCCTCGGTTCCCACTTCAATGACATCATCCGTCCCGACATATAGCTGAGACCAATTGACTGCGGAATCCCGGAAATATATACAACCAGTATAGCCGCCCTGCTTGTGAAGCAATCCGTTCGGATCATGATCTTCTGTAACGGCCTCCATATCGGTAATTGAACCAATCAGCTTGAGACGGCTGATCACAAAATCATCGGTCGGGGAAACCGCGAGTTTTTCGTCCGTATCAATCGCGGCTTCTGCGCCAGACGCCGAAACTGATTCCGTGCCTTCCATGCCCGAAGCAGAACTTTCCACCGAATCAGGAGCCGCATTACTTCCTATACCGAGCTGTTCATCAATCCTGGCGAGTCTCTCCGCGAGCGTACCGGTTTTATCCGTAATACCCAGTTCATCTTCGAGCGAAGAAACCCGGTCAATCGCCTTTTTATCTGAGTTGTCTATACCGAGCGCCGCTTCAGCCGATGAAATATCGGTCGTAATATCAGCAAATGCCGGTACTGATACGAGGACAGATGCTGTCATGACAGCAACAGCAAAAAGCCTTCTCTTTTTCATAAAATGCCTCCCTATTAAGCTTTAAAACCTTACCGTATCCAGCTGCAGTCTTCTGGCTCTTCAGCATTCGATCTATCTGATGCGGATTCATGCATGTGCAATGACGTCATGCGGTTTTGCCAAAGTCTGCACAGTGATAACTTCCATGATTCAACCGTCTGAGCAAGAGCATCATTGTGCACTCTTCACATGTATCTCTAAATTGTACACAATTTCTATGGGCATTTTCATTGTAGCACGTTCTTATTGCTTCCGCACTCATTTCATATATCTTTCCAGATTACGTCTTCCACCTCAAAACCGCTCGCGAAGATCTTACCGGTACTATCGGCGGCAGTTGCAAACGATCCTTTTCTCCTCTTAAGCAAATTTTCGCTCGAAAGCAATAAGCAAATTAAAATAAACTTCAACGGTGGCGATCTTTCTTCTGACGGAGGAATGCTCCTCATCAAAGAATTCGCTGCCAGAGTCGGCCTTACAAGGCTCGTAAAAAAGCTCTTCAAGACCAATGACCATACTGCCCGCAGGCATACGGACCCTGACAACCTGATGCAGATAATCTACCAGATCATAGCCGCCTACTTTGAGGATGACTGTGCCGATGAACTGACAAACGATCCCGTACTGACAGCCATCCTGGGAAAAGAGAAGCTGGTCTCACAGCCTACTTTGTCCCCTTTCTGGAACCGGATGGATGAAGATACCCGCTCTCAGCTGGAAGCCATTACAGAAAGAATGAGAGAGCTCGTCTATTCCGTTCAGAATCCGACCTCCTGCTTTAAGAGAAGCAGCCGGTTCAGCTCTTCCGATATCTTCTGTTCCATCTCCCACACCCGATCAAGTGTTTTTACAAACGCTGCGTCGGTCGGACGATTCGGGTTATAGTGTTTCTCAAAGCCGGGGCTTCCCACACTCACCGCCAGTGTTCTTAAGTTATCGAGTTCCGCCTGATCCAGCTGAATTCTCTGGTCCAGCCGGTACGCCTGACCGAGATATTCCCTTGCTGTCATGACGCCACCTTCTCTCTTAATCTCCGGATCAGATAATCCGGATCCACACCGGTCAGGACGCCGTACCAACTGGAGTGAAAAACCGCTCAATCTCCATGGCTTCTGCCATAGCTGCTGTGTTCCTCGGATTCTTTTTGAAAAATAGCATGAAAAAAGCACCGACTATATTGGTCAGTGCCTTAGTGAATCAAAATGCTTGAGACTTCTTATGTTCATGGCCTTCACAGACCAAGAATGATATTCAAATAGTCCTGTCTCTGATCGACGACGGCATACACAATGACTTTTCTTCTTTCTTCGTTGATCTTGTAAAAAACAAGGTCCTTTTCCAGAATGAGGACCTTATATCCTTCTCGTTTTAACACCAGATATCTCGGATCGACTCCTACATAGGGATTTTCTCCCAGAGCCAGAATGCTTTTCCCCATATCGTCCAGTTTTTTCAGAGCAACCTCCGCCCCAAAATTCTGTGCAACATAAAGAATGATGCGCCGGATGCCCTCATCTGCGGTATCTGTTCTTACAACCTCGTACTTTTCCATCAGCGCACCTGAAGCTGCTTCCTAAGGTCATCGAAGGTTTCCTTAATCGGAGCCACGCGACCATTCTTCACATCATCTTCACCTTGTGCCAGAAGCTCCAGCAATTCGATACGGGCTCTCATGTTCTGATATTCTTCATAAGAGATCGAAACCGTATCGCCCCTGCCATTCACTGTGATGATCACTGCCTCCCGGTTTTCCCTGCACTGCTTTGAGATCTCGTTGTAATGATTCCGTAGATCGGCCGATGGTCTGATGGATTCCTTTAATGTCATCATGACAATCACCTCCCATGAAATTTAATATGCAAATTATATCATCAATTGCATATGCCTTCAACGGCAGTTGATCGCAATACAGGAAATTGCAGTCAGCGGATTCCAACGGACGGTTTTGCGGAGCAAAACGGACGCGATGCTTCTTTCTGTCGGGGCCCTATATTTAGATCCTACAGGAAACTCCTTATCACTTGCCGGAACCAGATGCGGTCGTACCTGTCGAGCTGGACGAAGCTGCGTTTATGCCAGTCTTCGACGCAGCAGGCGTATAGACCTTGTGATACCAGCTCTTGTAAGTGACATCGGTCGTATCCGCGCTGGAACGTGCTTTGACGATGTTCTTCCCAAGCATCGCATCCTTGATCGATATCGCATTGATCGTCAGGCTCTCCGTCTGTACTTCGACAGAGTCCTCCTTCGTGGAAGATGCCACGGAGGGTCTCGATGCCGTGCAGTTATACATGACGTGGCGGATTTCATTCACATTGCCTGTTCAGTTTTTGCGAACATTATTGTACGCTATCCGCTCCAGGCGGCGATCCGGCTGTCGAAATATTACGAAATGACTTTTATGAACTTTTTGAGCTCACCAGTAAATGATTTTCATGGATGGATCAGAAGTAGCCCCGAAAACGCAAAAGAGCCCCGGAGGCTGATCTGCTATCTGAATCGACATGCAGAAAACCTCCGGGGCTCTTTTGCAGGTTGCCATCGAAAAAGGGCATCGGCACCTTTCTACAGAAGGTTAAAATCCGAGGAATTATCCTTGTGCCATCCCTGGCTTTTCGCCCAGGTCAGACTGTCCTTCTTCTCCTGTTTCCTGTCCGCTTTCTCATCCGGATCCAGTCCTTCCAGTTCCGGATGGATATTCCCCAGAAATTCCGTGAAGCCGTGGAGGCCGCCTACATCATCGATCAGCATCTCCCCGTCACGTGCGAGAAGAACAGGTCGGTAAACCTCACGGCATTTCACATTCGCGCTGTCAAGCTCTGACTGTGTGATCCTTCCGGCAGTGACAAGATCCGGGCAGTTCCGACTCGCGGTGATCCGGATCTTCCAGCCGTCGCCAAAGTCATAATGATAATAAAGCGTATCTGTCACCGGAGGCGGTACCACCTGTACCTCCGGAGAATCAACCTGAGCTTCGATGATCCTCTTCATGTACCTTCCTACACTTCCATAGATCTCCTGTCCTGAGGAACAGATCTCGCCGTCAATATATTCCCGCTCTTTCTCAGAGCAGCCATCCGGAAGCTCATCCGTTCCCGCCGCAAGAACGGAAGAAATGGGCAGCCTCTCCAGGAGCGCCATGGGATTCCTTTCAAAGATGAACTTCAGTGCTTCCGCCGGAAGCTCCTCAAAGTTCTTCACTTCCACCCGGTAAGAGATTTCTTCACTGCCCCAGGGCTTTGGTGCCTCTCTCTTCCTGCCCTGATAGTCATACTCCGGAGATGCCATGGATATCAGTTCCGCTCCGTCATACTTTCCTGTCTCCGCATTCCATGCATTCTGATAAAGCACATAATACTCTGCCCCCATGTCGAGCCTCATCATGTCTTCCTGACAGCTCAAGATCCCCTCCCCGCGGCATTGCGAAAGATACGGCCCCGTATATTTCTTCCGAAGCCAGTTCTTGAAGCTGCCGCCATTATAGTCATCCGCCCAGAATTCATCATTCTCGTCCATAAGAGGCGAACGGAACAGCACACCCACAAGGCAGCTCCACATGGAGGCATTATCATGTGTGATTCTCCGGAATACCTCTTCCGGCAGTTCAAACTCACGCAGGTGAGAGTTCTGCCAGCCGAATGCCCTCTGAATCACGTAATGAAGGGCATAGAGCGGAAGGTCTTCCGGCACAGCGATGTCCCTGCTGATTCTGTCACCGTATTTAAGATTCCCATATTTCTTAAGAATCTGCGTGATTTCATCCGAATCATAATCATCGTAAAGTTCGAGGTGCAGGCGGATCACATCAACCGGTTCCGGAGGAAGCCGGTCTCCCGCAATCTCTTCAAGTATTTTTCTATCCCGGTCTCCTAATGCGCCCTTATACAGGCCAAGCTCGTGTTCCAGCTCTCCAAGTCTGATCTTTTCCTCATCTGAAAATGCCTTCTTCTCTTTCAGCTGCTCATATTCTTTTTCCTTTTCAGCTTTCTCTTCTGTGGCCTTTTTTAGTATAGCGGTAAGTTCTTCTGAGAGCCCTCCTGCCTCATCTGTATCTCCGGCGGCCATCTGTGCTTCCATCTCTTTCCGGATCTTCTCCACATCTTCCCAGGTATTCCTGTGCGGTCTGTGGT harbors:
- a CDS encoding peptidoglycan-binding domain-containing protein, with translation MKKRRLFAVAVMTASVLVSVPAFADITTDISSAEAALGIDNSDKKAIDRVSSLEDELGITDKTGTLAERLARIDEQLGIGSNAAPDSVESSASGMEGTESVSASGAEAAIDTDEKLAVSPTDDFVISRLKLIGSITDMEAVTEDHDPNGLLHKQGGYTGCIYFRDSAVNWSQLYVGTDDVIEVGTEGGGCIEIYGDAAGAEARNTYLAGFDGSLIASGSHKVLGTCIVRTSNKLTASQQNDLTDRISLALTAKDPTVLDLSDGTDAEESGAASSETNLTEATAGAAAESGASSAAAADSKDTPFVLYNQDGYTIELLGYDPEGQYNMGPALTMKITNLTHHNVEISDTNPYVNGAAMSTGPSFEIAAGKTETQSVNFWSEDLKNAGITAIEDISFTFLVTDNDNYNELGTIGPLHVSIDENGRIVNKVVYTDKATVAEVQSLLNAAGYNCGNADGVAGKNTNNQILKYEQDHGLREDTDITDELLASLRGQGS
- a CDS encoding type II toxin-antitoxin system RelE/ParE family toxin, which produces MEKYEVVRTDTADEGIRRIILYVAQNFGAEVALKKLDDMGKSILALGENPYVGVDPRYLVLKREGYKVLILEKDLVFYKINEERRKVIVYAVVDQRQDYLNIILGL
- a CDS encoding IS1096 element passenger TnpR family protein — translated: MSISQKDKEFMEKVAAYFRNTKTPTEPDGSIRDTARAFDINRNKVRKILITIGELQSPYTDKVIRLRDSGMSIRDIARDLGISTATVSTSLPYESKVDHTLDPTEHASDVRDYRAYEKEQKKRQAQKKRQGLQERQEQNKRQRHKERQDQEKRQAGKDRQAAFPDANKATTDRKGKNMAEDKGTHKEWQKDIRMSYTEAYHRPHRNTWEDVEKIRKEMEAQMAAGDTDEAGGLSEELTAILKKATEEKAEKEKEYEQLKEKKAFSDEEKIRLGELEHELGLYKGALGDRDRKILEEIAGDRLPPEPVDVIRLHLELYDDYDSDEITQILKKYGNLKYGDRISRDIAVPEDLPLYALHYVIQRAFGWQNSHLREFELPEEVFRRITHDNASMWSCLVGVLFRSPLMDENDEFWADDYNGGSFKNWLRKKYTGPYLSQCRGEGILSCQEDMMRLDMGAEYYVLYQNAWNAETGKYDGAELISMASPEYDYQGRKREAPKPWGSEEISYRVEVKNFEELPAEALKFIFERNPMALLERLPISSVLAAGTDELPDGCSEKEREYIDGEICSSGQEIYGSVGRYMKRIIEAQVDSPEVQVVPPPVTDTLYYHYDFGDGWKIRITASRNCPDLVTAGRITQSELDSANVKCREVYRPVLLARDGEMLIDDVGGLHGFTEFLGNIHPELEGLDPDEKADRKQEKKDSLTWAKSQGWHKDNSSDFNLL
- a CDS encoding type II toxin-antitoxin system Phd/YefM family antitoxin produces the protein MMTLKESIRPSADLRNHYNEISKQCRENREAVIITVNGRGDTVSISYEEYQNMRARIELLELLAQGEDDVKNGRVAPIKETFDDLRKQLQVR